The genomic region AGATCGGCGCAGCGCACGGTGAGGTCGCCGCGGGCGATCATCTCCAGCGCCTGGCCGATCGTCGCCACCACACGGGCCTGCAGGGCTGTCTCGTCCTGCTGCTGGCGCTGATTGTTTTCGCGCTCGTTTTCCAGCGCCAGCTGCTGGGCCGCCTCGCGATCGGACATCTGATGGCGTTCGCGGATCTTTTCCTGCAGCGACTGCGTGGCTTTCGCCATCATGCCGACTTCATTGTTCATGGTCGTATGCGGGATGGCAATGGAAACGTCCTCTTCGGCGACAGCCTTCAGCGCGGCGTGGACGTTGTTGAGAGGCCCCGATATGCCGCGGATGACGACGTAGGCGGCCGCCATGGCAAGGAAGAACAGAACGATGCTGCCGGAGAGCGCGGTCAGGATCGTGCTGTCTATCTGCGCATCGAGATCGTCCATGTAGACGCCGGTGACGACGACGACTTTCCAGGGGTCGAAGGCCTGCCCATAGGCCGTTTTGCGGTAATCGCCGGCCGGCTGGCCCGGTTTGCTGGTGGAATAAAATTCGACGAGACCGCCGCCCTGCTGGCCGAGCTTGACCAGTTCTTCGCGATAGAGCTTGCCCTTGCTGTCCGCCTGCCCCTTCAGGTTCTGCCCGACTTTCGCGGCGTCGTAGTGAAACATCATCTGGACATCGTAGCTATAGCCGAAGAAATAGCCGTCCGGATCGTATTTCATTCCGTTGACGGTGGCATAGGCCTGCTTCTGGGCATCCTCCAGAGTCATTTCGCCCGCGGTGACCTTGGCCTGGTAAAGCTTGAGAACGGAGACGGCCGACTGAACCTCGGCGCGGAGCATGTCATAACGCTCCTTGTAGATCGCATCGACCGAGGAGCGGATCTGCAGGGAGGTGGCGACCGCAAAGGCGATCATCAGGCCGACGACCAGCAATACAAGCTGCTTCGATATTTTCAGATTTTTCATGACGCCTCGCAACGGGAATGGTGGGTGCATTCCGGCGCGGTCTTCTACCGCCTGTGCGAGCGCGCCAAACAAGACGACGCGTCTACCGCTGCTAAAAACAACATGCTGCGACCGGGTAAGTAACCATTAACGCTCACCCCATAAGAAATCTTTAATTTAGCTGTTCTCGACGGGGCTTTCCCTAAAAATCCAGGGGTAAAATTGCATTCGATTTTACCTGCCGTCAAAACGTGAATGCACCCTCGCTGCTCATCGAGGGTGCATTCGGTCCACCGGTGGTGGAACCCCAAACGATCGAAACCTTGATCAGGCGGGGGCAGGGAACTTTGTCTTCAAGCCGGACGCAAAACGGGAATTGTTTCAGAAACGCAGCTCGAATTCGGAAACGTTCAGCGCTGCCGGTTGTTCCGCCATGCCGGCCACAACAGGCTTGGCATCGCCGCCGATGACGGCCGCGGTGGTCGCGCTCATATCGATGCCATCCGCGGAAGGGGCTGAAGGCGTGGCGGCGATCATTGCTTCCGGGGTCGCCTTGCTGACGAAGACGACGGGCGAGCCGCCCATCCAGCCTTCGGTGCGATAGATCTTCTTTTCGCCGCCGACATCGCGGACTTCGCTCGCCTGGAGGACGCCGGGCTTCAACTCCGGCACCGTATAATCCTTCTTGACGAGTTCGGCCTGGAGCGGCGGGCAATCGGCACAGCGTTCGGTGACGATGCTGCCGTCAGTCCGCGGCGCGGTCTTGCCGACCACCTCGATCGAGGATGCCATTGCCGACCCTGCCATCAGCAGGATTGCCGCACCGAGGAAAATCTGACGCATCAACGCACCTCCGTCTTACCGTAGGAGCGGTATAGCGCAGCTTTGTTTCCATCCCGTCAGGGGAAAAGGTAAAATTTTAAAGAACGCGGCAATTTATACTCTACAGCGCCGCGCGTCTTTTCAGACGCGCAAAGGACGCTGTAGCACTCTGAATGCTGCATAATTTTGTCCTTAAATCGATTCCGATTTAAGGAATTATGCAGTGCCTGCGGCCGTTTCGCGCTCGATCGCCCGCCAGCCGATGTCGCGCCTGGAGAAGCCGTTTTCCCACGTCACCCTGTCGAGCAGCGCATAGGCGCGGTCCTTGGCCTCGGCGACCGTGCCGCCTGACGCGGTGACGTTCAGCACGCGGCCGCCGGTCGCAACCAGTGCGCCATCCTTCAAACCCGTGCCGGCATGAAACACCTTCTCACCCTCGCCTGCCTCAGGCAGCGAGAGGATCGGCGTGTTCTTTTCATAGGCGGCGGGATAGCCCTTCGAGGCCATGACGACGGTGAGGGCCGGATCGTCGCTCCATTCGGCGCTCACCTGGTCGAGCGTGCCGTTGGCGGTGGCCAGCAGCAGCGGCAGCAGATCGCTCTTCAGCCGCATCATCATCACCTGGCATTCGGGATCGCCGAAGCGGACATTGTATTCGATGAGTTCCGGCCCCTTCTCCGTAATCATCAGCCCGGCGAAGAACACGCCGGAGAAGGGATGACCGCTCTCGGCCATGCCGCGGATCGTCGGCTCGATGATTTCCTTCATGGTGCGCTCGACCATTTCGGCGGTCATGACCGGCGCCGGCGAATAGGCGCCCATGCCGCCGGTGTTGACGCCGGTATCGCCCTCGCCCACCCGTTTGTGATCCTGGGCGGTTGCGAGCGGCAGCGCGTTCTTCCCGTCGCAGAGGCAGAAGAAACTCGCCTCCTCGCCGTCGAGATAGGCTTCGACGACGACTTCGGCGCCGGCGGCGCCAAAGGCGCCCTCGAAGCAGTCGTCGACCGCGGCCAAGGCTTCATCCAGCGTCATCGCCACCGTCACGCCCTTGCCGGCGGCAAGCCCGTCGGCCTTGACGACGATCGGCGCGCCCTGATCGCGAATATAGGCTTTGGCCTTCGGCGCATTGTTGAAGCGCTGATAGGCGCCTGTGGGAATGCCGTAGCGGGCGCAGATATCCTTGGTGAAGCCCTTGGAGCCCTCGAGCTGGGCGGCAGCGGCGGAGGGACCGAAGACCGTCAGGCCATCGGCGCGCAAGCGGTCGGCAAGGCCGGCGACCAGCGGCGCTTCCGGGCCGACGACGACGAAATCGATCGCCTTCTCCTTGCAGAAAGCGGCGACCGCTTCATGATCCTCGGTATTGATGGGCACGAGGACGGCGTGTTCGCCAATGCCGGGATTGCCGGGTGCGGCATAGAATTCGCTCAGCAACGGCGATTGCGCCAGCTTCCAGGCGAGCGCATGCTCGCGTCCGCCCGATCCGATCAACAGAACCTTCATGCGCCACCCTTTCCTTTTGCCTCTGGCGGTTAAGGGCCAAGGGCCGAAAGGTCAAGCGGGAAAGCTTACCAGCCCCCGCCTCCCCCGCCGCCGCCGCCCCCGCCGGACGAGCCGCCGCCGGAAAAACCGGAGGATGAACTCGACGGCGGCGGCGAGGGAATGGTCGAAGCGATGGTCGAGGCCATCGACGAGGAGAAGCCGCCGACACGGTCGGAAAAGCTGCCGCTGTTGAAATCGCCGGAATACCAGGCCGGCGCATAGGCCGCGGCGGCACCGGCGGCAGCGGCCGCAAGCCAGGTTTCGAAGGTGCGCGACCAGGGTTTTTCGACGCCGAGCGCCACCGCGTAGGGCAGCAGCGTCTCGAAATGCTGCGGCGACATCTCAGGTGCACCAGCCGTGTTCATCCGGTCTTTCTCGGCCAGTGTCAGATATTGGCGCAGGCCGTCTATACCGTCCATCATCCTGGCGCCGAGCGGCGTCGGTGCGCCCATGATGAAGAAATACAGGATGTTGAGCAGCACGATACCGCCGACGGCAAAGAGCATCGGCGTTTCGTGCAGCTTCACCAGCGAGGAGGCCAGCGCCAGGACCATCGCCGACAGGATGCCGATGCCGACGAAAACGCCGATCGCCGCAGCGATGATGGCAATGATCTTGCCGAACAGCGAACTGCCGCGATGCAGCGACCGGACGAAGCCGGCAACGAAAACCGCAACGAAGACCGAGATGGCGGTTGGGATCAGTATCAGCGCGATCGTGTCCGGCTCCAGCGACCCAAAGACGAACAGCGTCACCAGGGCGGCGGCGCTGAGCGCGATGCCGCCTATGGTATAGCCGAGGTTGGCATTGTAATATTTGCCGCGGTGTTCCTTCTCGATCGCCGAACGGAAGGACTGGCCGACGGATTTCACCCGCTCGCCATTGGCCTTGTCGATCGTCAGCGTTCTGCCTTCGCCGCCGGCGACCCTCAGCAGCTCGATCTCGCCGGCCTGGAATTTCTCCTTGCCGAGCGCTTTGCCGCTGCCGCGGATGACGATCGAATTCTTCAGGTCTTCGAGTTTGACGTAACCACGGACCGCCAGATTGAGCGCCGTGGCGGAAAGCGCCGTCCAGCCCCCGCCGGAGAAGCCCTTATTGTCGATGTAGTTGACCAGCGCCGGCGAGATGCCCTCGGGCGCGTCCCAGCGCGGCACGACGACGCCGCGGGCGGGATCGCGGCCGACCTTCAGCCATGATCTGAGATAATAGGCGAAGACCAGGATCAGGCCGCCGAAGCCGATGAAATAATTGCGGTTGTCCTTCAGCCACCAGGTGCTTTCCATATCGGCGCTCGGCGGATCGATCGACCCCTTCGGCATGCGGATCGCAAAGGTCAGCCCTTCGTTGGCATCGAGCGGCGCGGTGGTGGAAAAGACGAGGCCGGCCCCGGCTTCGCTGACGCGGGCATTCTTTCCCGTCGCCCCCTGCCGACCGGTGAAAAAGGTCGTCTCGGTGGCAGTGACACCGGGCGGCAGCTGCACCGTTGCCGTCGCCGAGCGGATCGGGAAGATCCAGCCGTTGCCGGTGACGTTCCAATAGAGTTCGTCATGATCGTCGAAATAGCGGATCTGACGATTTGTCTTGTAGGTGAAGACATAGCGGTGGCGGCCCGGCGTTACCGTCACCTCGGCGGAGCCGGCATAGATGCGGATGCCGCCGTCAATCGATTCCGTGTGCCAGGGCTCGTCTGCGCCGTCGCGGATGACCGCCACCATGTCGAAATCGACGCTGCGGCGATGGCCCCCGGCATCGGTGAAATAGAGCGGGAAATCCCGGAAGATGCCGTGATTGATCCGATTGCCCTCGGCATTGACGGTGATCGTTTCCGTCACCGTCATCGCGCCGCTCTTTTCGAGCGTGATGGCGGAGGCGAAGCTGTCGATCACCTCGGCGGCAAAGGCCGCCGGAGCGGCGAGCATCAGCAGCAGTGCAAAACAAAACCCGAAAAACCGACGACCCATCCCTGTCTCCCCGCCGGCAGCCTCGGCTGCTTCTAGTCAATCCTTGTCCCGATAGGTCACGCCGAGGGCGGCGAGCGTCCGCCAATAGGCGGGGAAGGTCTTGCCGACACAATCGGGATCGAGAATGGTGATGCCGTCGATCTTCAACCCGGCAAGCGCGAAGCTCATGGCGATGCGATGATCGGCGAAGCTGTCGATCTCGGCCGGCAGGCGTTTTCCCGCAAGGGCCGGATCGGACCTTACGATCAGATCGTCGCCCTCTTCACGGGCAAGGCCGGGAAGGATGCGGTTGAGGCCGGAGGAAAGCGCCCGGATGCGGTCGCATTCCTTGACGCGCAGATTGGCGATGCCGACGAAGCGGACCGGCGTCTCGTTGAAGGCG from Rhizobium sp. BT03 harbors:
- a CDS encoding methyl-accepting chemotaxis protein; this translates as MKNLKISKQLVLLVVGLMIAFAVATSLQIRSSVDAIYKERYDMLRAEVQSAVSVLKLYQAKVTAGEMTLEDAQKQAYATVNGMKYDPDGYFFGYSYDVQMMFHYDAAKVGQNLKGQADSKGKLYREELVKLGQQGGGLVEFYSTSKPGQPAGDYRKTAYGQAFDPWKVVVVTGVYMDDLDAQIDSTILTALSGSIVLFFLAMAAAYVVIRGISGPLNNVHAALKAVAEEDVSIAIPHTTMNNEVGMMAKATQSLQEKIRERHQMSDREAAQQLALENERENNQRQQQDETALQARVVATIGQALEMIARGDLTVRCADLGQKYAALRDNFNDALSHLEAAMAKVSAKGSDIGTSKEEIRRASNELSQRTERQAASLEETSAALDELTVAVRQTADGAHEASKRVHSVSTEATHSDAIVGQAIEAMSGIEKSSSEITKIIGVIDEIAFQTNLLALNAGVEAARAGESGKGFAVVAQEVRELAQRSAAAAKEIKDQIARSSSQVDHGVRLVGEAGEALKRISDQIKAANEIVAKIAHSASEQDTTLRSISSSMNQLDAATQQNAAMAEETTASAETLASDTDELIDLIRGFRVSGAAPATHQGRRAA
- a CDS encoding plant virulence effector HPE1-like domain-containing protein, whose product is MRQIFLGAAILLMAGSAMASSIEVVGKTAPRTDGSIVTERCADCPPLQAELVKKDYTVPELKPGVLQASEVRDVGGEKKIYRTEGWMGGSPVVFVSKATPEAMIAATPSAPSADGIDMSATTAAVIGGDAKPVVAGMAEQPAALNVSEFELRF
- the purD gene encoding phosphoribosylamine--glycine ligase, translating into MKVLLIGSGGREHALAWKLAQSPLLSEFYAAPGNPGIGEHAVLVPINTEDHEAVAAFCKEKAIDFVVVGPEAPLVAGLADRLRADGLTVFGPSAAAAQLEGSKGFTKDICARYGIPTGAYQRFNNAPKAKAYIRDQGAPIVVKADGLAAGKGVTVAMTLDEALAAVDDCFEGAFGAAGAEVVVEAYLDGEEASFFCLCDGKNALPLATAQDHKRVGEGDTGVNTGGMGAYSPAPVMTAEMVERTMKEIIEPTIRGMAESGHPFSGVFFAGLMITEKGPELIEYNVRFGDPECQVMMMRLKSDLLPLLLATANGTLDQVSAEWSDDPALTVVMASKGYPAAYEKNTPILSLPEAGEGEKVFHAGTGLKDGALVATGGRVLNVTASGGTVAEAKDRAYALLDRVTWENGFSRRDIGWRAIERETAAGTA
- a CDS encoding DUF2207 domain-containing protein, giving the protein MGRRFFGFCFALLLMLAAPAAFAAEVIDSFASAITLEKSGAMTVTETITVNAEGNRINHGIFRDFPLYFTDAGGHRRSVDFDMVAVIRDGADEPWHTESIDGGIRIYAGSAEVTVTPGRHRYVFTYKTNRQIRYFDDHDELYWNVTGNGWIFPIRSATATVQLPPGVTATETTFFTGRQGATGKNARVSEAGAGLVFSTTAPLDANEGLTFAIRMPKGSIDPPSADMESTWWLKDNRNYFIGFGGLILVFAYYLRSWLKVGRDPARGVVVPRWDAPEGISPALVNYIDNKGFSGGGWTALSATALNLAVRGYVKLEDLKNSIVIRGSGKALGKEKFQAGEIELLRVAGGEGRTLTIDKANGERVKSVGQSFRSAIEKEHRGKYYNANLGYTIGGIALSAAALVTLFVFGSLEPDTIALILIPTAISVFVAVFVAGFVRSLHRGSSLFGKIIAIIAAAIGVFVGIGILSAMVLALASSLVKLHETPMLFAVGGIVLLNILYFFIMGAPTPLGARMMDGIDGLRQYLTLAEKDRMNTAGAPEMSPQHFETLLPYAVALGVEKPWSRTFETWLAAAAAGAAAAYAPAWYSGDFNSGSFSDRVGGFSSSMASTIASTIPSPPPSSSSSGFSGGGSSGGGGGGGGGGGW